The Gammaproteobacteria bacterium genome contains the following window.
AATCATCGGGAGCGGCAAGAGTCTCCAGATAAAATAGTCCCGCTTGCACTGAGTGGACCCGCTCCGATCCTCCAGCGACGGGATAAATCGGAATTGGCAAATTCATCCGCAGATGTGACCAGTATTCATCACCAGCAGCAAGCGTCACCACCACGCCAGTCAAATCAGGATGGCTACATAGTCGCGCCAGAGTATGCTCAATGACGGTACGGCCCGCGAGAGGCAGATATTGTTTGGGAATTTCCGTTCCCATTCTTGTTCCTCGTCCGGCGGCCGGGACTACCGCCCATAATCGTGGTGATCCCATTATTTTCAGCGTGTCAACCACGAACGTGCGCGCACCGTCAGCACTGCGTAAGGAAATATCCAAAGCAGCGTGAAAAATGAAAAATACGCATAGAGCACGCCGTATAAAAAATCCCAAGAACGTTCGCTTCTAAGAAAATAAAGCATGTAAAAAGTTGATACCAATCCAATTCCAATCATCATACGGGGAATGACCATTGGATCATCCATGGTGTATAACACCAATAGAACAAGCGAAATATAGGCGATAGGATAACGGAGATTAGTGATCGTCCTGTCAAACAGAGAGATTGCGCAAAAAATCGGTGGTCGTTTCCATACGATTTTAGAAAAGCGGGTTTCCTCTCTCACATAGCTTCGATCCCAACGCAAGTACATTTTACAAAGTTTGCGATAAGTTTCTGGAACCACAGTATGTACAATACCCGTTCTTTGATAAACGGTATCATGACCTGCATCGAGAATAAAATTGGTTAGCGCGCGATCTTCACCAAAAGTGCAAAATGCTCCGAGAAATCGTTGATTCTCCCATTGATCGAGTATCTGACGCACCACTGAAATCCGGTACGCTGCTAATGCACCCGGGCAGCAATAGACAGTTCCATATTCTGACTGTGTACTACGCAAAAAATCAAACGATAACGTGAAACGAACATGAAGCATCCGTGGTAATAGTCCCCTGGAGCGATTGTAGACGGCGACTTTTCCCGCGACGGCTCCAATCCGCGATTCACGAAATGGTCCAACCATTGCAAGCAAGGTTCGATGCTCAATGACGCTATCGGAATCAATGGTGATGACAATTTCGCCTCGCGCGCAACGGAAACCCTCA
Protein-coding sequences here:
- a CDS encoding hyaluronan synthase, whose translation is MNYYTSSSNDLAIIQSRDLWDWVIIATIFIGMVGLLYIGINTSIFDHWIAYQRHWLVWPTIAWISMGILLLILRTVLWLKYRPFPSETESSAPSLTVVIPAYNEGSMVENSIDSVARADYPRDRLQIIVIDDGSRDDTWSYIESTARRYPDLVTTIRFSENRGKRAALAEGFRCARGEIVITIDSDSVIEHRTLLAMVGPFRESRIGAVAGKVAVYNRSRGLLPRMLHVRFTLSFDFLRSTQSEYGTVYCCPGALAAYRISVVRQILDQWENQRFLGAFCTFGEDRALTNFILDAGHDTVYQRTGIVHTVVPETYRKLCKMYLRWDRSYVREETRFSKIVWKRPPIFCAISLFDRTITNLRYPIAYISLVLLVLYTMDDPMVIPRMMIGIGLVSTFYMLYFLRSERSWDFLYGVLYAYFSFFTLLWIFPYAVLTVRARSWLTR